The window ATGCTGACCGTGAACCCAGTTTCCTTACATTAATATATGATGACAGTTTTATTAATGTaaactcttgtttgttttgttatttttctgctcAGACTCATAAATTAGACACgtgaaggaaataataataataataataataataataattagtaataataataattaacaataataataattagtaataataataattaataataataataattagtaataataataattaataataataataattagtaataataataattagtaataataataattaataataataataattaataataatgataataaataataataataattagtaataataataattaataataatgataataaataataataataattagtaataataataattaataataatgataataaataataataataattagtaataataataattaataataatgataataaataataataataattagtaataataataattaataataataataataataataatgataataaataataataataattagtaataataataattaataataatgataataaataataataataattaataataatgataataaataataatgataattaataataatgataataaataataataataattaataataatgataataattaataataatgataataaataataataatgataataataataataataaaaataataataattaataatatgaataattatCTTTCAATTTAATTTACACATCTTTGTTAGTAAATGTAAAGGACGAACAAACTTGCATGTTAAATGTACACAATACATAACATTACTACTACATGgttaaaacaaacttgtttgttaactctacattattcataacatttTCAACACGTGACATTCAGTGCGATTACAGCTAAAAGTACTTGAAAGGCTTAGTGGGAAAGAAGGCCAAGTTTAGAAGCTTTCTATTGGACAATCCTTGATACCGTCATTACTAGTGTTATCTTATGTCTAACCACGTTTCGACTGGTATCCGcaatataaatactaaaaaagaaaagctcttatataatatgtaattttgtgttgttgttcttttttccaTCCAAGTGTTCATCTTTAGACATTAAAGCGATATTTCTGTAGTGGACGACAGTAAACTGATTTGCTTATCAGTGGCGTAGTATGCGTCTGGGATTTTCAAGGCGAATTCAATAAAAGCAATGGTTACACATGAACATGGTTAATGTTGTATACACTTGATAACAACATAAAACGAATATATCGTACACGAATGCTCGTATTGAGTGAATCCTGTGATGTCATCCGAATGTCTTAAATTGcattaaagtatatatttgtcCCTAACCAACATCTTACAACTTTGGTTTTTAATTAGATATGTATTTAAAGGTGGACATCAAAGTTTACCAATATTGTTGCTCTCATGTTGTGACGTAAACAGCggtacaatataaaataagaatactGGATAACATCAGTTTAATTGTTTTCCTACTTAAGTTATTTCTGGGGTAAAAAGTAATGAATAGCAACATCTCTTTCAAGTTTTCTATCGATAAGTTATTAAAATGCGAGTACGTTCAATACGAAAAGTTTCACCTGGTAAGAAGTCGTTGTGCAATTTTACATATTTATCGAAATATCTTAgaattatatttatgtgttagtTTCTCATTGAAGTCGTGCTTCAATATAGAACAGTTATTCTCTAATGGTTTACCCAGCTTTTCATCTGTAACGGAAAGGTCTGGCGTACGTGATAAAAGACATACAGCTTTGGTTTCAGAGATACAGTTAGTGAGAGTTTTATAGTTCAGTCTCTGACGTCAATGGTTAGTTTCTAGTGATAAAACTAGTTTATCTCTTTTGAGTGTGAGAGTATGAATTTTGAACCTTGAAAAATAACACGTTCCAAGTTATTGTGGCTACACGAGAGCTCAGTTGAAAACATCAGGGCCCGGTATGGCCCAATGTTTGGGGCAACTGATTGACAATCTGTGAGTCTTGTCACTAAACATGTTCTCCCTTCCAACCGTGATGACGTACCAGTTAGTTTCAATATTCCTTGATAGAAAATGCTGCTCAAATGTTGCCGGTTGATAATATTGACTAGACACTGGTATATTAAGGATCTCTAGTGCAaacagctctcgagtagcttttcgccaaattaaaaacaaaacaaaacacaacaacaacaagtgaACTTCAGTACAATACGAATTTGTAATGCAAtcatatcagttttaaaattaattatagggTTTCTTCCtttagataaattaataattaaaaacataaaagtggTTTCTGACTTCGGTTTCGAAGACATCCGGCAGAAGCTGAACGTTAATATCACCTTTGCTTACAAGGCTTACGTCTTGGTTGATTTGTTAGCGCTCGTGTTTCTCATTGTTCCACGTGTAGACCACGTTCAAAACGTCACTGTCCAACATGTTCCTTTACAGAGTCATTCAGTTTTCAGGAGAGGAATGTGAGATTTGATGTTTTTTACAGAGCTCTCCTCTGTTTTCACTCGCTTCATTTCTCGTCTGTTTGTTCGTTGTGGAAGTTTACACAAAACTACTTTAGGTTTAATGGTGATGGCCCTCCCTAAGTGACAGACCAGAAGAAAACCGCCAGTCACACCAGACATCGCTAACTCTAGGGCTgctcattattttatttgatggTCATATCGTGATGACCCCATGGGTGAAAGGACAAACGTGTAAAGCAACAGATTTCGATCCCACGGCCAAAATATTATGAGTCGCGCGCTATATCTACTGATTCTCACGTATAAAAAAACTGGGATTTGTTGAGATACGACACAAGTTAATCCCTACGTGAAACCACGGATTTAACACTGTGTAAGATAGGTGTGACATTGTTAACACTGTGTAAGATAGGTGTGACATTGTTAACACTGTGTAAGATAGGtgtgatattgttaacactgTGTAAGATAGGTGTGATATTGCTAACACTGTGTAAGATAGGTGTGATATTGCTAACACTGTGTAAGATAGGTGTGATATTGCTAACACTGTGTAAGATAGGTGTGATATTTCTCAAACACATGTTGGTAAAAATGGAGAAGACGTGCTGGTTTAAATGTGTCGGGTTTCAGcctgttttttatttacatggtttttattttagtaaaaagcAAAAAGTCACAGCCCCAGGCAGGAATCTTCtaagaataacaaataactacTTGTGCAAGGACTGGCCTAAATTGTAGAGTTCATTGATTATATGACCTAAGTGTGCtaaagttgtgtttttctttttgttgttgttgttttattttgtgtgtttttatactGAAACTGAACTGGTACAAATCTGcttaaatttagttaaaataatcataatactTATAACTTTGTACCAAGAGAAGCgttaattttagttaaaataatgataatacttATAACTTTGTACCAAGAGAAGCgttaattttagttaaaataatgataacacaTAACTTTGTACCAACAGAAGCgttaattttagttaaaataatgataatacttATAACTTTGTACCAAGAGAAGCgttaattttagttaaaataattataacacataACTTTGTACCAAGAGAAGCgttaattttagttaaaataatgataacacaTATCTTTGTACCAAGAGAAGCgttaattttagttaaaataattataacacataACTTTGTACCAAGAGAAGCgttaattttagttaaaataattataacacataACTTTGTACCAAGAGAAGCgttaattttagttaaaataattataacacataACTTTGTACCAAGAGAAGCgttaattttagttaaaataattataacacataACTTTGTACCAAGAGAAGtgttaattttagttaaaataatgataacacaTAACTTTGTACCAAGAGAAGCgttaattttagttaaaataatgataacacaTAACTTTGTACCAAGAAAAGTATTAATTTCACATATCTGTTATTGAAATCTACTCTCCCTCTCAGCAGAGTTTGCGTGTTAAATAAGGGTCAATCCTACTTttatttggtaaaagattaaTTAACAGTGGGTGGtttatcacttaaaaattaaggacaactaatGTAGGTAATCCTGAAACAGCTTTGTGTgaagcttaaaaaaaaacaaaaaaaaaactgaatgctggcaatataaacacaaatttatttcttacgaaagtaatacaagttattaaaattttaaaataaaatagtaaagtaCAACACCCTCTACCTCAGCGGCAAGTTTCCGagcttaaaacgttaaaatctgtattttaatCCCTGTGGTGAACTGAGCTCATTTTGACCTTTGTGTAGAATAGCAAGTGTTAAAGATTCTCTGGACGGTACAGAGTCTACGCTATACTACTGGTGAAAGATTGGGGTGGGGGTTGAACGACTATTGAAAGACGACATTGAgggttacatatataaaaaacacaaaaccatTGCTTCTACTCGTAAGGTTCACCATCAATACACATAAAGCAAAGGCTTTGGAATTCTATCCCTCCAGATGTGGGGATGGTGGTGGCCATCGGCATCTGTTATCTGTTCAGTAAAGATGTAAGATGAAGAATTCTACTTTTAGTTAATAATCCAttcaaatatttactgttaaataacaACAATCTGTTGGGATCACTgctgttatttttgttaataaattaaaattataaaatgatctATTTCCTTCCTCTTAACTAGTAAAAAACTGGATGATGGCGATTTGCCAAGCCCGCAATTGTTTTACTTTACGCAGGGGTGGGGCGTACACGCGGCCGATCGACCTTGCACGTGAGATGCAAATTCAAGGTCCTGGCCGTGCTTTGTTGTGGAAGTAGAGGTTAATGCCACTAAAGGGTGTCTATTTtgtacaaagaaacacctttaaaaaaaagataaagaggGTTAAAACCACCCCATTGTGTTTATTAGGCGTGCCAACAAGATCTTAGAAGGGGTGGAGATTATGTCTAAATAGGTGTTTAATCACTTTCAAGTAAATTAAAGTTGTCTGATATCAGCCTTTATAAGGTATGAACAAATTTTATTGATTCTGGAAGTattcaaatattttctgtaacaaataaacaGCATCACCAAGtttgaaaatacaaacataaagaaTTGGGTAAGATCTTTGTATGGACAAACAAATAAGGTCAACGTTTTGAGCCACCAGGTGAAGGTTGTTTGatacatttctttatattacaaTGGTATTAATCAGTTTCTTCTACtctgatattttaatatacttataaCATGTCTGTTCTGATGGATACGCAGTTACAATGGCGATAGTGTTATGACGATTTGTAGCTTTAAGCGCGTTCTTAAGGTCACTCAATGAAAACGAAAGCGTTTTTTTTCTCTTGCTACACGTTCTACTAGTTAGCCTAACTAGTGTTCACTCATAGGCTTAAGTTCTCTTGCTACACGTTCTACTAGTTAGCCTAACTAGTGTTCACTCATAGGCTTAAGTTCTCTTGCTACACGTTCTACTAGTTAACCTAACTAGTGTTCACTCATAGGCTTAAGTTCGCAGCTAACACAATTTCAAGTTATTTGTTAATTGTCTTACTTTTACAGTACTTCTCGTAGTTCTAGTATTTTGTTgaaatacaagtttaatattCCCAAAACTGAACTGACTAACAAACCCAGTTATCAGCCATTCACTGTAACAGATTTAACATTTTCATAGTGTTAAAGTCGTTTTCTAAACTTTGAAGAAAGCTTCATTTATTAAGCCACATCCATCACGTAAAGCTAAAACTCCCTCTAGATAAACAGTAATTCAAGCGTATTATTTAACAAGCAAACAATACACCACAACAGTAAGCTTAGTGTCAAATAAACGTCTATTGAATACCTACTGCTCAaaagaattaacaaaaatatttttttttaaatatatttccatGGTGGAACGAATCAGCGAAATAGTGTTATTCGCCGCTATCGGTTCAGTTTATGCGAATCTTTTCAAAGTAATCAGTCAcgtgatttttaatttaattggtTAGCCATTTACCCTACCAGTATATAGTTGTCTCACACGCTGTTATTTCAATTACCtcaatgaaataaattacagaatttgAAGGGCCTCAGATTCTTCTACGAATCACTACTTGACTTCACAAAAGATACATGGGTGTTTCTCTCAGTGATGACTCCTCAGACAAATGAAAGTCAGCCAGCCGCAATAGGCTGTTGCTAACTGGCTACAGTTGTTGAAAAGTACTGTTAGCTAAAGTGGAACAGTTTAGAAACCAATGGTAGTTGTTCGAGTTATTTGCAATTTTCAATCGTCGAAACGGTGTCTTGCCTGTTCTAAAACTGAATCAGATGCTTGTAGCCTGGATCACATACCAGGTGGCACTCGAGCACAGTGGTGCCGGGAAAGTAAACCCACAACacgtgaaaaaaatattatttttacagaaaactcATGCTTCTTCTTGCAGATGAATACAGATAGTAATGTGTAGAGTATCTGGAACCGGTGGAGAGTATCTGGAACCGATCCTGGAATGTGACTTTGAGAGATCAAGAATGATGTTAGATACACAAAAACAAGCCCTCATTCTAAGACCCTGCAGTCTTACAACCATGTATCAAACACACGTTGGTTCAGTCTTACAACTCTGTATCAAACACACGTTGGTTCATCGGCCATGTTTTCAGCTTCAGTCTGATGcatgagaactgtgttaaattgaCCAAAACGActcttaaagaaaaataatcgGGTGTCCTAGTTACTTTGCATACTTGAACTCAATGTAATCCCTTCAAGGAACAAGAGCTGCCGAAAATATCCTAGTGGTGTGATCGAACGTACAACTTCACGTAGTTGTCATATTACAGAAGTCAACAACTGTAAAGACGTAAAGCCACTTATAAAAAATGTCCATTCACCAGAGTAAACCGAATGACTAATCATTTGATTTCATATCACACGACCGATTATCATATACGTGATTTGCATACAATTAAACCGAAGGAGATGATTGATAGCATTTtagaataattattgttattggcGCTgtttcttgcttttttttttttaccttttcaaaAACGTTGTACGTTATAACTATCTATTGTTTGTAGCACGTTTGTTTGGTACTTTGATACGTTTGACTGGGTTTGTTTACAAGTAAATTATAACATTCATTGTATGGCTGGTTTTATATCAGTCTTTTCAGTTTCTGATAAGTGTTTGTATGGGAATACACTGGTTGGTAATAACAgagttattttaagtaatatggTTGTACTAGGGGTTGAAATGCTGTTCACAGTATTAGTTTCTCTGTCGACAGGGAAGTCTGGTGCACTACAGATGCTGTAGTGGTGAGAATAACACAAAGACTTGGTCAGGGCAGGATTTGGACCATTTTAGTCTCCTACAATGCCGTAAAAGCATGCCTTCGATTTTCCTTTCGACTGTGGTCTCTCTCTTTCAGAAGGGGAATGGCCGAATATAACCTAGTGATTTAATCGTGTTGGACTGTGAAGCCAAAGTCCATAGTTCCCAGTCGTTGGAGACAAAAATGCGTTATAAGAGAGACAATCAAATCCCCCATATTCTATTAGagtgagcctggcatggccaggtgggttaaggcgttcgactcataatctgagggtcgggggttcgaatctccgtcgcaccaagcatgcccgccctttcagccgtaatggtgttataaagtcacggtcaatcccactattcgttggtaaaagagtagcccaagagttggcgatgggtggtgatgactagctgccttccctttagccttaaactgctaaattagggacggctagcgcagatagctttcgtgtagctttgcgcgaaattcaaaaacaaacgacgCAAACTATTAGAGTATCCCAAAAAGCTGGCGGTGAGTGCTGTTGGCTAGCCGCATTCATCTTATCTCTCAGCTCACAATTAATAAggactaacacagatagcccttacgTAGGTTTCCGCGAATAATCgtcacaaacaacaaaaaaaagaaatttcttcGGGCGACATGCAGGTAGTTAAACAAAAATCCTTTATCGAGGCAGTCATCCATTTCTATAGGTCAAGTCCAGAGCACATAGACGTATGTACTTGGTATCTTTCTACCTAGCCTAGCCTTGCCCTAGGGGCGTTATCTTTAAATGAATATTAATCAGAGGCCGTGGCAAGAATGTTTTAATGGAAGGTTCAAGGCCTCTAGAACAAGATGTCGACTTTGGAAAGATGTCGGGGACGGGTTTTTATGTCAGTGTATACGTATCAAAATGTATCTGGTCACGGTTTTCAGGTAAGTGTAAAAGAGAGCTGCTATAGTAATATTTCATTTCGGAATGAAAGAAATATGATATCATACCAGCAGTGGAGTGAAAGAATGTTTAACACGATTTAATGGAACTCACCACAATTTGTTTATCTCTGATTGCTGATTTTTAAACTACCATATTAAACTATAATATCAAACTGATTATTCCATATCACGAGTATACATATCTACACTTTGTCTACAGTATATCTGAggatttgtaaaaaatataatagcaATGACAGATTAAAGTGAGTCACACGATATtctgtagataaatatatataagtcaAGATTTGTCTAGATACGGACAATAGCTGaaattatatgtatgtaatagAGTTATCAGAATAAGTCGTTAAAAACAGGCTCGGACGTGTGCTGGTGGTTAGCACGCAGGAGTATGAATCGAGTATTTGTGGTTCGAACCCCGTTGCCACAAAATCGTTCTCACACTTTGAGTACGTTAGTGCGTTACAAGAGTGACGATCAAATCACATTGTTCTTATCTGAGAGTTCATGATTCGATCCACATTGCACAGTGTGATGATCGCACGTTGAAAGGGCGTAGCTGCGTTATAAGCGTGATGGTCAAATTCCGTTATTCTAttagtgtagcccaagagttggcagtgagtgctgTTGCTTGCTTTCTGTTCTATCAGTTAAAATTTAGGGACAACTAACTGAGATATAACTCTTGTCTAGGCAGGAATATccgataaaaaaaaattaatatcttcTACCTTTGTTTTTCGGACATTGCTactgaattataattaaaaacttaaatacttaACAAACCAAGTCACCGTCTAGGGTTGAGAATTGGCTCATGTTACGTGGATAGTTAACaaagcattgtgataaaataactgtatttttctcACACTTATGTTTATCTCAGGTTTACTGAGTCTGCtttatcgatatatatatatatatgtaaataattatctGGGAAACTAACACGTCTCTCAACATTTCTCTTTTGCATTGTCTTTATAATCACCAGTCTTAGctttaatatatgtatgtttttgtcGTATTTTGTTATTGAAGCTggacaaaaaaattatttcacattttatcatAACTTCCATATTTTTTCTTACGTAGGATTGAGAGCGCCGAATTCCATGGGTCCTTTGCCCCAGCAGTAATTTAGCCTGTACATATTTTCGAAAGTTTCTTTCGAATATTTTTTGTTACTCAACTATTGCTATTACCCATCAATATTACTCGAGTTTCCACTGTTCGATTACTATGAAGCCAAATGATGGCGCTATGGCTCGGCTTTGCTGATTTGTGTGTTGCGTGCGCTCACTGTAGGTCAAATATTACTTATATGACTACGAACTTAACAATCCCACACACTGTATACTCCCATACGTATAATATCTGTGTAAGTacgtaataaaaaacatttatttatcttgaTGAATTTTCAATGGTCGGGAGCAGTCTGTTGCTGAACGCTTGTAATTCTGTATTTTAtagttgtgtgtttgtttgtttgtttgacgaGTCTGGCTCCCAGCTGGTACAGTgttaagtctacgaacttacaacgctaaaatccggggttagattcccctcggtggactcaacagataacccgttgtggTTTTTCTGTAAGAAGACACACACGTACATTCCTGCTTGTTTCACAAGTTCTACTAACCAACAAGCGTACGcagtgaaacatttattttagaaatgtgaCACCTGTGTTAAGTCATCTTTTCTTTTCTATCAGTATTAATCAATAACAGTATTCAATTTGAAAAATAgcaaagaaaatgttatatttattagttcGAGTACCTTAGATAGAATTAACTTATTGCAGAACATGTCCTTCATAATATTTACCCTCCTCTGCGCATGCGTAGAGAAGCGGCAATAAGCACGGCCTTATGTTTTTTCCTTCGGCGACATTTTATCACCGTTACCTACTTCACAAGGATAAATTTGGTACTGGTCTCCCTGAAGATGTCCCAGGGTCAAATTGGCCTGTGGCTGATATGAAATGTGTGCTACGTTGGAATCCCGTAAAGAAAGGAAATATGTGCAGGTAGTGTTGAAAAATCGATAACTTACAATCTGTGTGTGGAACTACATTTCATTAGGATTGTTGTGCATATCAAACAAAACgatttgtaataataaagaaatattttaatacgttCTACGTGTTTACCAGAGCAGTGATACATATTACATGAAAGGTGATAAAACCGTAACAGCACCAGGTAACgcatgtaaaatgttttaaattattcgcTTTAACAATACTACATTCATTAATATCTACTCGAGAGAAGGGGTCTATGAAGGATAAACGAAAATCTCCTGAATTATTGAACAATATGCTTGTTAACTTCTCCACTAGAGGGCAGTAtgagttaacttataataaaCTTGTTAATTTTAACTCGCTCATAATTTatgttctttttgttgttgttattggttttttttttaacttcgcgtaCTTCGACTTAGGGTAAGCCTTACGAGTCCTGACAAACGTCCTTCAAAGCCTTGTAAGAATTTTCGAACACAGTAGCAACAAGTGTGCGTGGAAGCGTGAATTTTACGGCCTTAGTATCCTAGAGTGAGACCAGCTTGGTGAAGCGAGAAATTAGCCGGTTGTGTTGATCTACCTCAGTTGTTTTCGTACGTGGTTTACTGTGTGTAGAAGTGATGTTTCAGAGCTCCTAGCTCAGGTTTTTTTCAACGAGAAAACTTTGTAATTCCGTTTCAGTAGCGTCCtatttgtttgtacttttttcttaaatatttctttcccCATGGTAATGCACGTCATAATCTGTTTCTTTTTCTGGTAATTATAGGTTTCCCGTTTCCACGTCCCGGCAAGAAACATTCAACTCATCTTAAGTACGCTGTGTCAGTAGAGCCCACCAACACTTTAGGTAATGCCCAAGACGTCTTTCAAAACTCCTCAAGGCCAACTTATTTGAGAACAGCGTTTTCTCAAATATCTCTGGATCACTGTCCTACACAATGGACAGGGACGGTGCTTACCTCTGACCCCGGCAGGAAGATAATCAGTGCAAATAAGAATAGTGAGTGTGAGTCAGAATGCGGGGTGGGACTAGACAGTACTGCACATGCGCTAATGAACACAGTGTTGAACGACGAgagtacaaaacaaataaacaaaggtgTCATGTACCGTAGTGTTTCAACATCAGCTTTACTAGACGTCGATTCGAAGCTGGTTCAGCCAGATGACGATGACGAGTTTGGGTCTACAGAATGCTTGTCAACTTCGTTGGTACCTAAAATCTCTTACTTTCCAACCAAAACTGTCAGCTGCGATGATTTAGTTGACCAACTCAGTCCACTAGATGGCACTGCTCATCAACTGACTAAGGCGAAATCACAGTTGGGAACAGTGTTTGAAGAAGACGGTTATCTCGAACATTTATCCCGACAAACCCAGGAATTTGAAACTTGCCAACAAAATAATCAGCTGTCAGTAGCAGAGGATACTGCTAGCTTGGCAAGCTCAGTGCAGCATCGGTCAGACGAATCGGGGTACGAAAGTGATGGTACCAAGAATGGCAATGACGACTCTTTAATTTCCGAGGAAAAACGACAcacgtttttaaatattaacgAAGAATTGCCACTCGTGCCCACTAGTAGTTCACTGGGTGTGTTAAGAGAACCTTCTGTGTCCTCTCTAGACAACTGTATGTCTCCAGCTCGAAGAACCTCCGACGGCAGTCTTCAGGGATTTGGTATAATTCTTCAGAAACTTAAAACTCAAACCTCTGGTCCCTCGATAGTTAAAAGAACTGCAAGTCAAAGCAGATCTCGCAGCTCCAGTGATAGTCGGACAATATCCAAGTCCTATGGAGACACCAAGGGCTTGAGGCTACGAACGCCAGCCATTTTGTCTCAGTTGGTtctaaaaagtaaagaaaacaccAGCGCCGAGAAAGCTGCGAGTTCTGCTGgtgtatttacaaacaaatgtgGCACAAAAAACGATACATCACGTCTTGAACAGTTTAAAGCCTGGACGTTAGATCGTAAGTTGCTGAGAAACAAATGGAAGAAACCTCATCTCTCCGAGTCGGACAACTACCAAAAGCTCGAAAGCCTTTCTCCCAAGCGATCCAGTTTATTCGAATCTTCCTTATTTGTGGACACAGTTCGAGAAGGTAGTAGTAACACAATCTCACCAAACACATCTCCAAATTCTTCTGAATCAACAAGGACTGCAAATGAAgtggataataaaaataagtcGCGTTTGTGTGGTGATCTGAACTATCAGTTAAGACTGAAAAAGGCTGGCCACAAGATAGCTTCAACCTCTGATGACACTAGAAGACAATGGTTACAATCACAACTTTGTACTCAGCCAAAATCAGAGGATTTAGTAGTGTCCAGTGGATCGGTATTGAACTGGGGCAAGGATCTCGTAAAAGATTCTATTTCCTCAGAAATCACGAACTCCAGTTTTTATAAGAATGATAATAAATCTAGTGTTACAGTTCTTCTGGGACCGGATCATCCCAAGCACAAGGATCGCAATTACGTTACGATCCCAGAAAATATCACCACAGAGAAGGTTTTTAGTGTTAGTTTAGAAAAAGACGAACAGGGAGAGCTGGGAATCTACATTAGCGGAAGACAGGAAGGAGGAAGAAGTGTTGTAGGATACGTGATAGCAGCACTTGAAGAAAACGGACCAGCAGacaggtaaaaaataaaaataaattcaaacagaCTGAAATAAAggtactttagttttattataagaGTACACTGTTAAATATCCCTATAAACACGCAATAATTTCGTCTTGTCTatgattttatatgtatgtttaattttctgCTTACTTCTAGAGTTTTTTCTTCAGcttttgttgaaatttatttattatattctcaGTTATCTTTCAAATGAACTGAAGCGTTAAATCTGAAATATGTATTTCCCATAACAAACTTAAAATCgcaaaagaaaagaagaaatacaaTGAGGTTTATTCCGTTCTTTGAtgatacttttattgttaacctCGTATGTCATCAGCCACTACTTAATGTGAAGATTACAGAAACCTTATTTCCTGTAGTAACTTCATTAAAACGATATTTAAgagcctttcagccgtggggacgttacaatgtacgttcagtcccactattcgttggtgaaagagtagcttaagaggtggcagtaggtagtgatgaccagctgtcttctctctagtcttacactgctaaatt of the Tachypleus tridentatus isolate NWPU-2018 chromosome 13, ASM421037v1, whole genome shotgun sequence genome contains:
- the LOC143241115 gene encoding uncharacterized protein LOC143241115 isoform X1, with translation MRLLKKRSPSPPQLIRLAALPGEDVTRGTLGKELPSFRSLTELEDRREIMPGLGTSTRPMRGFPFPRPGKKHSTHLKYAVSVEPTNTLGNAQDVFQNSSRPTYLRTAFSQISLDHCPTQWTGTVLTSDPGRKIISANKNSECESECGVGLDSTAHALMNTVLNDESTKQINKGVMYRSVSTSALLDVDSKLVQPDDDDEFGSTECLSTSLVPKISYFPTKTVSCDDLVDQLSPLDGTAHQLTKAKSQLGTVFEEDGYLEHLSRQTQEFETCQQNNQLSVAEDTASLASSVQHRSDESGYESDGTKNGNDDSLISEEKRHTFLNINEELPLVPTSSSLGVLREPSVSSLDNCMSPARRTSDGSLQGFGIILQKLKTQTSGPSIVKRTASQSRSRSSSDSRTISKSYGDTKGLRLRTPAILSQLVLKSKENTSAEKAASSAGVFTNKCGTKNDTSRLEQFKAWTLDRKLLRNKWKKPHLSESDNYQKLESLSPKRSSLFESSLFVDTVREGSSNTISPNTSPNSSESTRTANEVDNKNKSRLCGDLNYQLRLKKAGHKIASTSDDTRRQWLQSQLCTQPKSEDLVVSSGSVLNWGKDLVKDSISSEITNSSFYKNDNKSSVTVLLGPDHPKHKDRNYVTIPENITTEKVFSVSLEKDEQGELGIYISGRQEGGRSVVGYVIAALEENGPADRSGLLQKGDELLMINGQQLQGVELEEAQHLLRTFDTTVTLLVSRKVTFRTSEGSGQYQKSTETELLNVLHQSTQKESNGYVNISSSNSENKLLNRRSHPSSQKIKEEENQDHENSFCTLPRRPKSSQLSISTAHFEKGPGCKRLGFSIVGGKDSPRGDMGIYVKTIFSMGQAAENGKLKEGDEIFMVNGQPLQGMSHTEAIATFKRIKQGVIVLHIGRRTASKKSHHASKSCNNLDKLS
- the LOC143241115 gene encoding uncharacterized protein LOC143241115 isoform X2 — protein: MRLLKKRSPSPPQLIRLAALPGEDVTRGTLGKELPSFRSLTELEDRREIMPGLGTSTRPMRGFPFPRPGKKHSTHLKYAVSVEPTNTLGNAQDVFQNSSRPTYLRTAFSQISLDHCPTQWTGTVLTSDPGRKIISANKNSECESECGVGLDSTAHALMNTVLNDESTKQINKGVMYRSVSTSALLDVDSKLVQPDDDDEFGSTECLSTSLVPKISYFPTKTVSCDDLVDQLSPLDGTAHQLTKAKSQLGTVFEEDGYLEHLSRQTQEFETCQQNNQLSVAEDTASLASSVQHRSDESGYESDGTKNGNDDSLISEEKRHTFLNINEELPLVPTSSSLGVLREPSVSSLDNCMSPARRTSDGSLQGFGIILQKLKTQTSGPSIVKRTASQSRSRSSSDSRTISKSYGDTKGLRLRTPAILSQLVLKSKENTSAEKAASSAGVFTNKCGTKNDTSRLEQFKAWTLDRKLLRNKWKKPHLSESDNYQKLESLSPKRSSLFESSLFVDTVREGSSNTISPNTSPNSSESTRTANEVDNKNKSRLCGDLNYQLRLKKAGHKIASTSDDTRRQWLQSQLCTQPKSEDLVVSSGSVLNWGKDLVKDSISSEITNSSFYKNDNKSSVTVLLGPDHPKHKDRNYVTIPENITTEKVFSVSLEKDEQGELGIYISGRQEGGRSVVGYVIAALEENGPADRSGLLQKGDELLMINGQQLQGVELEEAQHLLRTFDTTVTLLVSRKTSEGSGQYQKSTETELLNVLHQSTQKESNGYVNISSSNSENKLLNRRSHPSSQKIKEEENQDHENSFCTLPRRPKSSQLSISTAHFEKGPGCKRLGFSIVGGKDSPRGDMGIYVKTIFSMGQAAENGKLKEGDEIFMVNGQPLQGMSHTEAIATFKRIKQGVIVLHIGRRTASKKSHHASKSCNNLDKLS